ATGTACTATTTTCTCTCCATGCTATCTCTTTCTGACCTGGGACTatcactctcctccctccctacCATGCTAAGGGTTTTCTTGTTCAGCACTCCAGGAATTTCTCTTGATGCTTGTATTGCCCAAGAGTTCTTTATTCATGGATTCTCAGCTATGGAGTCATCTGTACTTCTCATAATGTCCTTTGATCGCTTTATTGCCATTAACTACCCTCTGAGATACACTTCTATCCTTACCAATGCCAGAGTCATTCAAACTGGTCTTGTTTTTACTCTCAAAAATGTTTTGTTGatcctcccttttcctttcactctaaAACATCTAAGATACTGTAAGAAGAACCTCCTGTCCCATTCCTACTGCCTTCATCAGGATGTCATGAAGCTGGCCTGCTCTGACAACAACGTCAATGTCATCTATGGCTTATTTGTGGCTCTAACAGGCATTCTAGActtgacatttatttttgtgtcttatgTGCTAATACTGAAAGCTGTGTTGAGCATAGCATCACAAAAGGAAAGGCTCAAGGTCCTCAATACATGTGTTTCCCACATCTGTGCTATGCTTATCTTCTATGTGCCCATTATCTCCCTAGCTG
This is a stretch of genomic DNA from Nycticebus coucang isolate mNycCou1 chromosome 14, mNycCou1.pri, whole genome shotgun sequence. It encodes these proteins:
- the LOC128565762 gene encoding olfactory receptor 51A4-like, translating into MPIVNTSEIKISIFYLVGIPGMEPTNIWLSIPICFMYLVAILGNCAILFFVKIEPSLHEPMYYFLSMLSLSDLGLSLSSLPTMLRVFLFSTPGISLDACIAQEFFIHGFSAMESSVLLIMSFDRFIAINYPLRYTSILTNARVIQTGLVFTLKNVLLILPFPFTLKHLRYCKKNLLSHSYCLHQDVMKLACSDNNVNVIYGLFVALTGILDLTFIFVSYVLILKAVLSIASQKERLKVLNTCVSHICAMLIFYVPIISLAVIYRFGKHSSPLIRILMADVFLLVPPLMNPIVYCIKTQQIRNLVLGKLCQKQN